One segment of Rubripirellula amarantea DNA contains the following:
- a CDS encoding porin, translated as MKLSKLALIAAIACGTYAGNVFADQTNDIQLVSCCEATSCDCGEPACGCEAALPSCGCEMGCDGGCDSCGGCPVGGALDCLTGDCCLGDPYSLFGEHCGWSAGGWVSLGYHSKGNALFNSRPDELQLHQAWLYAEKAIDTSCGFDIGGRIDYLYGTDSQDTQSFGIDNDHWDNDWDNGPDYGHALPQLYLEAGYGDLSVKVGHFYTIIGWEVVQATGNFFYSHAYTMYNSEPFTHTGALATYEASDDLSLFGGYVLGWDSGFEDNGDAFLGGASLGLTDDLTLIYATTFGRFDDGDAGVENGYMHSIVADYAVSDSVQYILQSDYLSTENASGATVRDTFGINQYLIKTLSDCWAVGGRFEWYNQEGVFSAAESDIYALTLGANYKPHANVTVRPEVRFDWDDDQVAGLEDGEDQTTFGIDTIFTF; from the coding sequence ATGAAGCTTAGTAAATTGGCGCTGATCGCAGCAATCGCCTGCGGAACTTACGCTGGCAACGTGTTTGCTGATCAGACAAACGACATTCAATTGGTATCTTGCTGCGAAGCAACTAGCTGCGATTGCGGCGAGCCTGCTTGCGGTTGCGAAGCCGCTCTTCCTTCTTGCGGTTGCGAGATGGGCTGCGACGGCGGATGTGATTCCTGCGGCGGTTGCCCCGTCGGCGGAGCACTTGATTGCCTAACCGGCGATTGCTGCTTGGGCGATCCCTACTCGCTCTTCGGCGAGCACTGCGGCTGGTCCGCTGGTGGTTGGGTTTCGCTTGGATACCACAGCAAGGGCAATGCCCTTTTCAACAGCCGTCCTGACGAGCTGCAACTGCACCAAGCATGGTTGTACGCTGAAAAAGCGATCGACACGAGCTGCGGTTTCGACATCGGTGGTCGCATTGACTACTTATACGGTACCGACTCGCAAGATACCCAATCTTTCGGTATCGACAACGATCACTGGGACAACGATTGGGACAACGGTCCTGACTACGGTCACGCCTTGCCTCAGTTGTACCTAGAAGCTGGTTACGGCGACCTTTCGGTCAAAGTTGGTCACTTCTACACCATCATTGGATGGGAAGTTGTGCAAGCGACCGGTAACTTCTTCTACAGCCACGCGTACACCATGTACAACAGCGAGCCTTTCACCCACACCGGTGCTTTGGCTACGTACGAAGCCAGCGATGACTTGTCGTTGTTCGGTGGATACGTACTCGGTTGGGACAGCGGCTTCGAAGACAATGGCGACGCGTTCTTGGGTGGTGCATCGCTCGGTTTGACCGACGATTTGACCCTGATCTACGCTACGACCTTCGGTCGCTTTGACGACGGAGACGCTGGAGTCGAAAACGGCTACATGCACTCGATCGTTGCTGACTACGCCGTTTCGGACAGCGTTCAGTACATCCTGCAAAGTGATTACTTGAGCACCGAAAACGCTAGCGGTGCAACCGTTCGCGACACCTTCGGTATCAACCAGTACCTGATCAAGACGCTTAGCGATTGCTGGGCTGTTGGTGGTCGTTTCGAGTGGTACAACCAAGAAGGCGTGTTCTCGGCAGCAGAGTCAGACATTTACGCTCTGACTCTTGGTGCGAACTACAAGCCTCACGCCAACGTGACCGTTCGTCCTGAAGTTCGCTTCGACTGGGATGACGATCAAGTTGCTGGTCTTGAAGACGGCGAAGATCAAACGACCTTCGGCATCGACACCATCTTCACCTTCTAA
- a CDS encoding porin codes for MKLSKMALMAAICGASGLCFGDGNLGLGTAAAQNPLLVHPASSEFLQPVNLEADSIGSGLSLVNYCDCGEPECGCESMVPACDCDGGCDGGCGAGYGFGDSGCDDECGGGLMSCGSIGQCDLGDPFQLLGGCCDYQAGGWVQMGYHNKNTILFNSRKHEYNLHQAWIYAEKAIDTSDGFDLGGRIDYVYGIDAQDTQAFGIANGHWDNQWDHGAYGHALPQLYGEAGYGDFSIKFGHFYTLIGYEVVTAPDNFFYSHAYTMYNSEPFTHSGAIATYAMTDDISLFGGYVLGWDSGFEDNGDAFLGGGSVQLTDDINVTSTVVGGRFADNFGGDERGIMSSTVANIQLTEDLSYIFQADILDSEDHNGATVRETYGINQYLIKQVSDCLGFGARFEWWNVNADSVGLYGDNATAGANLPGDFDIYALTLGMNVKPHANLMFRPEIRWDWAQGSEANYAAADFQVLEDGAERQTTFGIDTIILF; via the coding sequence ATGAAACTAAGCAAAATGGCCCTAATGGCAGCGATCTGCGGAGCCAGCGGACTGTGCTTTGGTGACGGCAATTTGGGTCTTGGCACCGCTGCCGCCCAAAACCCGTTGCTGGTTCATCCAGCAAGCTCCGAATTCTTGCAGCCGGTGAACCTCGAAGCAGATTCCATTGGCAGTGGTTTGTCACTAGTAAACTATTGCGATTGCGGCGAACCCGAATGTGGCTGCGAATCCATGGTCCCCGCCTGCGATTGTGATGGCGGATGCGACGGTGGTTGCGGTGCCGGATATGGATTTGGCGACTCAGGCTGCGACGACGAGTGCGGTGGCGGACTGATGTCCTGCGGCAGCATTGGACAATGCGACCTTGGCGACCCCTTCCAACTGCTTGGCGGTTGCTGTGACTACCAAGCCGGTGGTTGGGTTCAGATGGGCTATCACAACAAGAACACAATCTTGTTCAACAGCCGCAAGCACGAATACAACTTGCACCAAGCATGGATCTACGCCGAAAAGGCAATCGATACATCCGATGGTTTTGACCTCGGCGGTCGCATCGACTACGTCTACGGCATCGACGCACAAGACACTCAAGCGTTTGGCATCGCCAACGGTCACTGGGATAACCAGTGGGACCACGGAGCCTACGGTCACGCTCTGCCGCAACTCTACGGCGAAGCGGGTTACGGTGACTTCAGCATCAAGTTTGGTCACTTCTACACGCTCATTGGCTATGAAGTCGTCACCGCTCCGGACAACTTCTTCTATAGCCACGCCTACACGATGTACAACAGCGAACCGTTCACGCACTCCGGTGCGATTGCAACCTACGCTATGACCGACGACATCAGCTTGTTCGGCGGCTATGTCCTTGGTTGGGACAGCGGTTTCGAGGACAACGGCGACGCGTTCTTGGGCGGCGGTTCGGTCCAGTTGACCGACGACATCAACGTTACTTCCACAGTCGTGGGTGGTCGGTTCGCTGATAACTTTGGCGGTGACGAACGTGGCATCATGTCGTCAACGGTTGCCAACATTCAACTGACCGAAGACCTTAGCTACATCTTCCAAGCGGACATTCTTGATTCCGAAGATCACAACGGTGCGACAGTTCGCGAAACTTACGGCATCAACCAGTACCTGATCAAACAAGTCAGCGACTGCCTTGGATTTGGTGCTCGATTCGAATGGTGGAACGTGAATGCCGACAGTGTTGGTCTTTACGGCGACAACGCGACTGCGGGTGCCAACTTACCGGGCGACTTTGACATCTACGCATTGACGTTGGGCATGAATGTCAAACCTCACGCCAATTTGATGTTCCGCCCCGAAATTCGCTGGGACTGGGCTCAGGGCAGTGAAGCCAACTACGCCGCAGCCGACTTCCAAGTGCTAGAAGACGGGGCCGAACGCCAAACCACCTTTGGCATCGACACAATTATCCTGTTCTAA
- a CDS encoding ammonium transporter — translation MVECFRATSLRKFVLPSLVLAGVIGFGFFDSVPVFAQEAVEAAAEAVAEAPAEEAVEEADLGVGYALDNAILFFCAVLVLFMQAGFAMVEAGLNSAKNTVNILSKNVMDLAVGALLFFAIGFGLMYPDSYAEPSVAGNGYFGFGGTGIYETSDVERTFSPQVDWFFQAVFAATAATIVSGAVAGRMKFTAYLVYSALLTGLIYPIAGYWKWGGGWLAEMGFQDFAGSAVVHAVGGFAGLAGAIILGPRIGRFSADGKSVPLPGHNITFAALGVFILWVGWYGFNPGSQLAFQGTGDIDATVMIAVNTTLAAAAGALISTILSWGMFGKPDLTMSLNGALGGLVGITACCDAFTNGMSIVVGGVAGALVLLGVIMLDKAKIDDPVGAWPVHGLCGVWGCMALGILPNKHLASGDTSFVTQLIGTASYCVWAFGLMLALFVVLKAAGMLRVSPEEEQAGLDVSEHGMHAYPSDAIAGGAVSV, via the coding sequence ATGGTTGAGTGTTTCCGAGCGACCTCGCTCCGAAAGTTCGTGCTCCCCAGCTTGGTGCTGGCCGGAGTGATTGGTTTTGGTTTCTTCGATTCCGTCCCTGTGTTTGCCCAAGAGGCTGTTGAAGCGGCTGCCGAGGCTGTCGCTGAAGCTCCTGCAGAAGAAGCAGTGGAAGAAGCGGATCTCGGCGTTGGCTATGCCCTTGATAATGCGATCTTGTTCTTTTGTGCCGTTCTAGTTCTGTTCATGCAGGCTGGATTCGCCATGGTCGAAGCCGGTTTGAACTCGGCTAAGAACACCGTCAACATCCTGTCGAAGAACGTGATGGACCTTGCCGTTGGTGCATTGCTGTTCTTCGCAATCGGCTTTGGCCTGATGTACCCAGACAGCTACGCGGAACCATCTGTCGCTGGCAATGGTTACTTTGGTTTCGGTGGAACCGGAATTTACGAGACATCGGATGTTGAGCGTACATTCAGCCCTCAAGTTGACTGGTTCTTCCAAGCCGTGTTCGCTGCGACTGCCGCAACGATCGTTTCTGGTGCTGTCGCCGGACGCATGAAGTTCACTGCCTACTTGGTATACAGCGCTCTGTTGACCGGTTTGATCTACCCGATCGCTGGTTACTGGAAATGGGGCGGCGGATGGCTTGCTGAAATGGGCTTCCAAGACTTTGCTGGTTCCGCTGTGGTACACGCCGTTGGTGGTTTCGCTGGCTTGGCTGGTGCAATCATCTTGGGCCCACGCATCGGACGCTTCTCGGCTGATGGCAAAAGCGTGCCACTGCCTGGTCACAACATCACGTTCGCAGCCCTGGGTGTATTCATCCTTTGGGTTGGGTGGTATGGCTTCAACCCTGGTAGCCAATTGGCGTTCCAAGGAACCGGCGACATCGACGCAACCGTCATGATTGCTGTTAACACAACGCTGGCTGCTGCTGCTGGTGCCTTGATCTCAACGATTCTTAGCTGGGGAATGTTCGGCAAGCCTGACTTGACCATGAGCCTGAACGGTGCATTGGGCGGGTTGGTTGGAATCACCGCTTGCTGTGACGCGTTCACCAACGGCATGTCAATCGTTGTTGGCGGCGTCGCCGGTGCTCTTGTCTTGCTCGGTGTGATCATGCTCGACAAGGCCAAGATCGACGATCCAGTGGGTGCATGGCCGGTACACGGTCTGTGCGGTGTCTGGGGCTGCATGGCTCTTGGAATTCTGCCCAACAAGCACCTCGCTAGCGGCGACACCAGCTTCGTCACTCAATTGATCGGAACTGCATCGTACTGCGTTTGGGCCTTCGGCTTGATGTTAGCACTGTTCGTAGTTCTCAAGGCTGCAGGCATGCTTCGAGTATCGCCAGAAGAAGAACAAGCTGGCTTGGATGTTTCCGAGCACGGCATGCACGCTTACCCATCAGACGCCATTGCTGGCGGTGCTGTTAGCGTGTGA
- a CDS encoding P-II family nitrogen regulator has product MKLIIAIIQPGKLDSIKEALRDVEVVRMTVLDCQGFGRQRGQTGSFRGHDVGMNLLRKIQLQIAVNEQFVEPTVAAITAGGRSGDDGEIGDGKIFVLPMDDCIRIRTGERGQEAI; this is encoded by the coding sequence GTGAAGCTCATCATCGCCATCATCCAACCGGGCAAGCTTGATTCCATCAAAGAGGCGCTTCGCGACGTCGAAGTGGTTCGAATGACCGTATTGGATTGCCAAGGCTTTGGACGGCAACGCGGTCAGACAGGGTCGTTTCGCGGTCATGATGTCGGCATGAATCTGCTAAGAAAGATCCAGCTTCAAATTGCCGTCAACGAACAATTTGTTGAACCCACAGTGGCCGCCATCACCGCCGGCGGACGCAGCGGTGATGACGGTGAGATCGGCGATGGCAAGATATTCGTTCTCCCAATGGATGATTGCATCCGAATCCGAACGGGCGAACGCGGCCAGGAAGCGATCTAG
- a CDS encoding OprO/OprP family phosphate-selective porin, whose product MSHSTRRARRALRAALGVALSAFSVGFTGDALADDNHFQVPSSLAGDVAVVMPTNYASPGAWLLDEAVEDVSETVPAAPSVDNEPNANAEATDQSSDDSVVADEDAAELSVPQTDDESVEDSDDDDGSLEERFEEFEEHLSELEDSIDEVAEVAGNKSLVVSGSSKSTMKVSGRVHLDAWGFDNDEGVTQFAGGEDEENRLGFRRLRFGVAGKVKDNMLYKIEMEFAGGNDSEFRDAYIGWTDLPVLQLVLAGNQKRPYGLDHLNSSRYNVFIERPFVIEAFNEDARRLGLQSYGVSDDLAWNWRYGVFNQRNVQDEGNYVGDHLQLEVAGRLANTIWYDDISGGRGYAHWAVSGAHADVSKDALSEARFRTRPEARTAGTRYFDTGQIAGADYYNLIGLEGVVNVGALQIVGEYQSNWVERDGFEDVRLDGGYVYASYFLTGEHMPWDRESGTIDRVTPFQNFWLVDKCDGCREAGWGAWQVAARYSQADFSDGDIFGGEGEALTVGLNWHWNSNARMQFNYVTGKSENSTVGNRAGAPIEGNYDIYGARFMIDF is encoded by the coding sequence ATGTCACATTCTACTCGGCGAGCGCGACGCGCTCTTCGGGCAGCGCTCGGCGTTGCCCTGTCTGCATTCTCGGTCGGATTCACCGGCGATGCCCTTGCGGACGATAACCATTTTCAAGTCCCGTCAAGCCTTGCCGGTGACGTTGCCGTCGTGATGCCGACGAACTACGCCAGTCCCGGTGCATGGTTGCTTGACGAAGCGGTGGAAGACGTTAGCGAGACCGTTCCCGCTGCACCCAGCGTTGACAATGAACCCAATGCTAATGCTGAGGCAACCGATCAAAGCAGCGATGATTCAGTCGTAGCCGATGAAGACGCAGCAGAACTATCCGTCCCTCAAACCGATGACGAGAGCGTCGAGGATTCGGATGACGACGACGGTTCTCTAGAAGAACGCTTTGAAGAGTTCGAGGAACATCTTTCCGAACTTGAAGATTCGATCGACGAAGTGGCGGAAGTTGCAGGCAACAAATCGCTCGTTGTCAGCGGTTCCAGCAAGTCGACCATGAAAGTCAGCGGACGAGTTCACTTGGACGCATGGGGTTTCGATAACGACGAAGGCGTCACTCAATTTGCAGGCGGCGAAGACGAGGAGAACAGGCTTGGATTCCGACGTCTACGATTTGGGGTCGCCGGCAAAGTCAAAGATAACATGCTCTACAAAATAGAGATGGAATTCGCAGGCGGAAACGACAGCGAATTCCGAGACGCTTACATTGGTTGGACTGATTTGCCCGTGCTGCAGTTAGTCCTAGCCGGTAACCAAAAGCGTCCCTATGGATTGGATCACCTGAACAGTTCTCGCTACAACGTGTTCATTGAACGACCGTTCGTGATTGAAGCGTTCAACGAAGACGCGCGACGTCTCGGCTTGCAGTCCTACGGCGTTTCTGATGACCTGGCTTGGAACTGGCGTTACGGTGTGTTCAATCAACGCAACGTCCAAGATGAAGGCAACTACGTCGGCGACCACTTGCAACTCGAAGTTGCCGGACGTCTCGCGAACACCATTTGGTACGACGACATCAGTGGTGGCCGCGGGTACGCTCACTGGGCTGTTTCCGGTGCTCACGCCGACGTCAGCAAAGACGCACTTTCCGAAGCGAGATTTCGTACCCGTCCCGAAGCACGCACGGCCGGCACTCGATACTTTGACACCGGTCAGATTGCTGGAGCTGACTACTACAATTTGATCGGGCTCGAAGGTGTCGTTAACGTCGGCGCTCTGCAAATCGTTGGGGAGTATCAATCCAATTGGGTCGAACGCGACGGATTTGAGGATGTTCGACTTGATGGCGGATACGTGTACGCCAGCTATTTCTTGACGGGTGAACACATGCCTTGGGATCGCGAAAGCGGCACGATCGATCGGGTTACTCCGTTCCAGAATTTCTGGTTGGTTGACAAGTGCGATGGATGTCGCGAAGCAGGTTGGGGAGCCTGGCAGGTGGCTGCTCGTTATTCCCAAGCCGACTTCAGCGACGGCGACATCTTCGGCGGTGAAGGCGAAGCACTCACGGTTGGTTTGAACTGGCACTGGAATTCGAACGCTCGGATGCAGTTCAACTACGTTACCGGAAAGAGCGAAAACAGCACCGTGGGTAACCGTGCCGGTGCACCAATTGAAGGTAACTACGACATCTATGGCGCTCGCTTCATGATCGACTTCTGA
- a CDS encoding VWA domain-containing protein — protein MLPYRLGFDHPGYLWLLLAVPVLWWIGYSSLAALGKLRRVLALGFRTVVWTAIVMALAGVQLVRTSDRVTVMFLLDQSESIPQVKRQAMLDYVIRNVRRHRDRTREDRAGIIVFGRDAAIEIPPFDDDIPTLRRLESLTGRADATNLESAINLAKASMPEDTSRRIVIVTDGNENVGAARSLAARVARSGIGIDIVPVMIDASSEVLVEKIDLPQNIRKGQPFEARIVVNNYTDANQSEPVKGKLRVKQQVGGDETLLLEESITLDPGKNVFPLRHQIEQPAAYVYDAEFIPDSENDDGLRQNNNATAYTYVRGKGRVLLIEERSRIGEFDLMIEALRDGNIEVVSQPSDELFGSLAELQAYDAVILAGVPRVSGDATDQITSFSDQQIDMLVSNTQQLGAGLLMIGGPEAFGAGGWTGTKIEEAMPVDFKIKNTKIQAVGALALIMHASEMAEGNYWQKVIAKSAIEQLGPADYAGVVHWTMQGDKWMWGGKNGLLEVGANRRAMLAALGRMTPGDMPQFDPAMRMVVAGLTRTPASVKHCIIISDGDPTAPSPATVGSFKQNNITISTVAVASHGLTESRRLQQIATATGGKYYAVSSGKALPRIFQREARRVARPLVYEPPGGAVPEVVFPHPLLDGVDRVLPTIEGFVLTQAKESPLAQVLIQSPKPDAPENATVLAVWTYGLGRTAVLTTDTGARWAGGWTKWDGYDKFYTQLVRWLMRPTGDTGKFSIATQVRDGEVQVVVNALSTDDTFLNFLEMNATALGPDLKPIALRMKQTAPGRYVGSFPGDQAGSYFVNVVPGAGATPLTTGVTVPYSEEYRVRETNEALLNSLASLKPEGGEPGIVTVPLQSEPSEDLIDSNTFRGGLPLARSIRDAWPWFVLLGCLVFLADVFVRRVSISLAWLGKWIAKLRGKADATSTQKTERLDALRKSKESLGESLEKRRASVRFEPTQNDRSADDVNLEQPTALDVTKNEAKEVPASEPDAKSYTERLLEAKRKAKKQ, from the coding sequence ATGTTGCCCTACCGTCTCGGATTCGATCACCCCGGTTACCTGTGGCTGTTATTGGCGGTGCCGGTTTTATGGTGGATCGGCTATTCATCGCTCGCTGCGCTCGGGAAATTGCGCCGCGTCCTTGCCCTCGGTTTTCGCACGGTCGTTTGGACAGCGATCGTGATGGCGCTTGCCGGCGTCCAATTGGTACGGACAAGTGACCGAGTTACCGTCATGTTCCTGCTCGATCAATCCGAGAGTATCCCGCAGGTGAAACGCCAAGCAATGCTCGACTACGTGATTCGCAATGTCCGCCGACATCGCGATCGTACTCGCGAAGACCGCGCTGGCATCATAGTTTTCGGACGTGACGCGGCTATCGAAATCCCACCTTTCGACGATGACATTCCAACGCTTCGCCGTTTGGAAAGTCTTACGGGGCGAGCCGATGCGACGAATTTAGAGTCAGCAATCAACTTGGCCAAAGCGTCCATGCCCGAAGACACTTCTCGGCGGATCGTGATCGTTACCGATGGCAACGAGAATGTGGGTGCAGCTAGAAGTTTGGCTGCTCGGGTCGCACGTAGTGGAATCGGGATCGATATCGTTCCTGTGATGATAGATGCGTCCAGCGAGGTGCTTGTCGAGAAGATTGATCTGCCTCAGAACATTCGCAAAGGGCAACCGTTTGAAGCTCGCATCGTGGTCAACAACTACACAGATGCCAATCAGAGCGAACCGGTCAAAGGAAAGTTACGGGTCAAGCAGCAAGTCGGCGGCGACGAAACTTTGCTGTTAGAAGAATCCATCACACTCGACCCCGGCAAAAACGTCTTTCCGCTGCGGCATCAAATTGAACAACCCGCCGCCTACGTGTACGACGCCGAGTTTATACCGGACTCCGAAAACGATGATGGCCTGCGGCAAAACAACAATGCCACGGCCTACACCTATGTCCGCGGCAAAGGACGAGTGTTGTTGATCGAGGAACGTTCGCGCATTGGTGAGTTTGATTTGATGATCGAAGCGCTTCGCGACGGAAATATCGAAGTGGTATCGCAGCCTAGCGACGAATTGTTTGGCTCGTTGGCAGAGTTGCAGGCCTATGACGCAGTGATCCTAGCGGGAGTACCGCGAGTGTCGGGTGACGCGACTGATCAGATCACTTCATTTAGCGATCAACAAATCGATATGCTTGTCAGCAACACGCAGCAACTCGGCGCCGGCTTGTTGATGATCGGTGGTCCGGAAGCTTTCGGCGCAGGCGGTTGGACCGGCACGAAGATCGAAGAGGCAATGCCTGTTGATTTCAAGATTAAGAACACGAAGATCCAGGCGGTTGGGGCACTCGCGTTGATCATGCACGCTAGTGAAATGGCCGAAGGAAACTATTGGCAAAAAGTGATTGCCAAGTCCGCGATTGAACAACTCGGCCCCGCTGATTATGCCGGTGTGGTTCACTGGACGATGCAGGGCGATAAATGGATGTGGGGCGGCAAGAATGGATTGTTAGAGGTTGGCGCCAATCGGCGAGCGATGCTTGCTGCCTTAGGACGGATGACACCTGGCGACATGCCGCAGTTTGATCCGGCGATGCGAATGGTGGTGGCCGGACTGACACGGACTCCCGCTTCGGTTAAGCACTGCATCATTATCAGTGATGGCGACCCGACCGCTCCTTCGCCAGCGACGGTGGGGTCGTTTAAGCAAAACAACATAACGATTAGCACCGTTGCGGTTGCTTCGCACGGTTTGACCGAAAGTCGGCGATTGCAGCAAATCGCGACGGCGACGGGCGGTAAGTACTACGCCGTCAGTAGTGGCAAAGCGTTACCGAGAATCTTTCAGCGAGAAGCTCGGCGGGTCGCCCGCCCATTGGTTTACGAACCGCCCGGTGGCGCGGTCCCGGAAGTTGTCTTTCCGCATCCGCTGCTCGACGGCGTTGACCGGGTGCTGCCTACGATCGAAGGTTTTGTGTTGACCCAAGCGAAGGAAAGCCCGCTTGCCCAGGTGTTGATCCAATCGCCTAAACCGGACGCACCCGAAAATGCGACAGTGCTCGCGGTCTGGACTTACGGTTTGGGGCGAACGGCAGTTCTCACCACCGACACCGGCGCCCGCTGGGCAGGTGGTTGGACGAAGTGGGATGGGTACGACAAGTTTTATACTCAGTTGGTTCGGTGGTTGATGCGACCTACCGGCGACACTGGCAAGTTCTCAATCGCAACTCAAGTACGTGACGGAGAGGTCCAGGTGGTCGTCAATGCACTTAGCACGGACGACACGTTCCTGAACTTCTTAGAAATGAATGCGACCGCGTTGGGGCCTGATCTAAAACCCATTGCCTTGCGGATGAAGCAAACCGCGCCAGGTCGCTATGTGGGATCCTTTCCGGGCGATCAAGCCGGCAGCTACTTTGTGAACGTGGTTCCCGGTGCCGGGGCCACACCGTTGACGACGGGGGTGACAGTGCCCTACAGCGAAGAATATCGCGTCCGTGAAACCAACGAAGCTCTGTTGAACTCACTAGCTTCTTTGAAACCTGAAGGAGGTGAACCCGGTATTGTGACCGTACCATTGCAATCCGAGCCTTCAGAGGACTTGATTGATTCGAATACGTTTCGAGGCGGTTTGCCGCTCGCACGAAGCATTCGTGACGCTTGGCCATGGTTCGTGCTATTGGGGTGTCTTGTATTCCTAGCCGACGTGTTCGTGCGGCGTGTATCCATTAGCTTGGCTTGGTTAGGGAAGTGGATCGCAAAACTTCGCGGGAAAGCAGATGCAACTTCTACCCAAAAAACCGAGAGGCTCGATGCGTTGCGGAAAAGCAAAGAGTCGTTGGGTGAGTCGCTCGAAAAACGTCGTGCGAGTGTCCGCTTTGAACCAACTCAAAACGACCGATCGGCAGATGATGTGAACCTGGAGCAACCCACTGCCTTAGACGTGACGAAGAATGAGGCCAAAGAGGTACCAGCAAGTGAACCCGACGCCAAGAGTTACACCGAACGATTGTTGGAAGCCAAACGCAAAGCGAAGAAACAGTAA
- a CDS encoding type II CAAX endopeptidase family protein, which produces MPCLSLQSVALMEFDEHGPTSPKNWRDQERDNPGINDPGMGDPGLGNPGMKGSLGDRSEQVPLPNPYAKPAQADWPQGQDGSSDAKSDVLGNPYLSGSSAFLSRRRLWTPFAMGVVALMVFFVSSLVMALAAVLVVHGTISMELLRDPEQLMSVSRSRLGLLIMVVLPQFALVTPAVIAAFLSPTPMLRRLSLVRGHWPLWAWLAAALATPLVGLASSLVVGLFMDESESLKEMSSIFRAHGASGFLIPLALMIGATPAICEEILFRGYIQTRLTAALHPVIGILIASFLFAVFHLDLVHVVAVFPMGVFLGFVSWRSGSLVPAMLGHFVNNVISVIAVVLAPEGETDVLGAPALMISLGIILAGIMGMAATMVAATMYGKPRDPEGPIELSTAPSSTVLNHV; this is translated from the coding sequence GACGTCGCCAAAAAATTGGCGTGATCAAGAGCGGGACAATCCCGGAATAAACGATCCCGGAATGGGTGATCCCGGACTGGGTAATCCCGGGATGAAGGGTTCGTTAGGCGATCGTTCTGAACAAGTTCCACTTCCAAACCCGTACGCGAAACCAGCTCAAGCGGACTGGCCACAGGGTCAGGATGGATCAAGCGACGCGAAATCAGACGTTTTAGGCAATCCTTACTTGTCGGGTTCATCGGCGTTCCTGTCACGCCGTCGATTGTGGACTCCATTTGCGATGGGCGTTGTCGCGCTAATGGTGTTCTTCGTATCCAGTTTAGTGATGGCTCTAGCAGCGGTCCTGGTTGTTCATGGCACGATTTCGATGGAGTTGCTGAGAGACCCTGAACAATTGATGTCGGTTTCTCGGTCGCGATTGGGATTACTGATCATGGTCGTTTTGCCGCAGTTTGCCTTGGTGACTCCGGCGGTGATCGCCGCGTTCCTGTCACCCACACCGATGCTACGTCGCTTATCGTTGGTTCGCGGTCATTGGCCGTTATGGGCATGGCTTGCTGCCGCCCTCGCGACTCCGCTTGTTGGATTGGCCTCGAGTCTGGTGGTCGGACTGTTTATGGATGAGAGTGAGAGCTTGAAGGAAATGAGCAGCATCTTTCGTGCTCACGGAGCATCAGGGTTCTTGATTCCGTTGGCATTGATGATCGGAGCAACCCCAGCGATTTGCGAAGAAATTTTGTTCCGCGGTTACATTCAAACACGCCTGACTGCGGCCCTGCATCCGGTCATAGGTATCTTGATCGCGTCATTCTTGTTCGCGGTCTTTCACCTCGATCTGGTGCACGTGGTGGCGGTTTTTCCGATGGGAGTTTTCCTGGGATTTGTTAGTTGGCGTAGCGGATCGCTGGTTCCCGCCATGTTGGGGCACTTTGTCAATAACGTAATCAGCGTGATCGCGGTGGTGCTTGCACCGGAGGGTGAAACCGATGTCTTGGGGGCACCTGCCTTAATGATTTCCTTGGGGATCATCTTGGCGGGTATCATGGGCATGGCGGCCACGATGGTTGCGGCAACCATGTACGGAAAACCACGGGATCCCGAAGGTCCCATAGAATTAAGCACAGCACCGTCGTCCACCGTTTTGAATCACGTCTAA